In a single window of the Pontibacter russatus genome:
- a CDS encoding GNAT family N-acetyltransferase: MLAMLPAPTLLETERLLLRELTPDLYGRLFRSCSEREIKAYLGLSTPAEYEEAKRRFDEGMTTYFTSFQNFHLLDKQDRQVIGRCDFHTWVPTHRRAEIGYILTSEAHKNKGLMTEALRAVLAYGFEQMGLYRVEALASPRNVPSLQLLKRYGFKKEGLLRNHYMVNEVLEDSVLFSLLRPEFEDLKATWAQAQANPNS; the protein is encoded by the coding sequence ATGCTGGCAATGCTTCCTGCTCCCACGCTGCTTGAAACAGAGCGGCTGCTCCTGCGGGAGCTGACGCCGGACCTATATGGCAGGCTTTTCAGGTCGTGCAGCGAACGGGAGATAAAAGCGTACCTTGGCTTGTCCACCCCAGCGGAATATGAAGAGGCGAAACGGCGGTTTGACGAAGGGATGACCACTTACTTTACTTCCTTCCAAAACTTCCACCTGCTGGATAAGCAGGACAGACAGGTGATTGGCCGCTGCGATTTCCATACCTGGGTACCGACGCACCGGCGGGCAGAGATTGGTTATATCCTCACGAGCGAAGCCCATAAAAACAAAGGACTGATGACGGAGGCTCTGCGGGCCGTGCTGGCGTATGGGTTCGAGCAGATGGGCCTGTACCGGGTGGAGGCGCTGGCCTCGCCGCGCAACGTGCCCTCGCTGCAACTGCTTAAGCGCTACGGCTTCAAAAAGGAAGGCCTCCTCCGCAACCATTATATGGTGAACGAGGTGCTGGAAGACTCGGTGCTGTTCTCGCTGCTGCGCCCCGAATTTGAAGATTTGAAAGCAACCTGGGCGCAAGCGCAGGCTAACCCTAATTCATAA